A region of the Myxococcus stipitatus DSM 14675 genome:
ACGCTGCCCGGAGAGCTGGCCACCGCGGACCTCTTCATCGTCAACGAGCGGGTGCAGCGCTCGGTGCGCGAGGCCAGCGTGCCCATCCGCGTGGAGAACGTGGTGGAGCTGGTGTGCGCGGACAAGGAGGGCAAGGACCAGGTGCTGGAGCCCAGCCGTCCGCACCGCGTCGCCTATGCGATGCGCAACTCGTGTCGGGTCATCATCCACCGCGAGCGGCTCAAGCCCGAGCAGGGCACGCAGGAAATCGTGCTGCGCATCGACGTCACCAAGCCGGATGGCTCGGCGCGGGGCGAGAGCCGCGTGGAGCAGCGCATGCTGCTGCGGCCCCAAGGCGAGGCGCGCGTCATCCCCGTCCCGGGGCAGCTGGGCCAGTACGACCGCATCCTCGTCCAGGTCTCCCTGGTCGCGGACGAGTCGCGCTACGCGCTGAGCACCACGGACCGCTCGGGGCTTCCCTCCGCGCAGTGGACGGCCATCGTCAGCGGCGGGCGCTTCCGCCTCTACACGACGGCGACGATTCCCGCGGGCCTCTACCGCGCGACGGAGCCCAGCGGACAGCTCATCCTCAACTTCGGCGTGGTGTCGCGCCTGGCCCTGCTCAACAACGAAGGCCAGGAGCGGCTGCTCGGCATCGAGATGGGCTTGATGGGCATGGGCCTCATCCCGCAGTCCGGAGACATCGAGTTCCCTCCGACGCTCGCGGTGGTGATGGGCCTGAGCTTGCGAGTGCCCATCGGCCCCGGCGCCGCGGTGGGCGCGCAGGCGTGGGTGGCGCGCGAGTTCCGCGACGACATCACCCGCCGCTCCGACGGCTCCGTCGTCCCGTCCAGCCGCTGGTCCTTCATCTTCGGACCGAGCATCTCCGTGGGCAACGTGGGCTTCAACCTCTGACGAAGCCCGCGCCGCGCGACGGGGGTCAGCTCGCGGTGCGGGTGCCGTGCGCGTGGTGCACGCTGACGCTGGAGGGCTCCGTCTCCCGGGGCAGCCACACGTTGAACGTGGAGCCCTGCCCCGGCACGCCGGGGGACTCCACCCAGATGCGGCCGCCGTGCTGCTCGACGATGCCCTGGCTGATGGTGAGCCCCAGGCCCAGCCCGCCGTACTTGCTGCCGTGCGCGCGGCCGAAGCGCTCGAAGATGAGGGCCTGCTTGTCCTTGGGAATCCCCACGCCGCTGTCCTTCACGGACAGGTGCACGCCTTCCTTCCCCTCGCGGCTCAGGCGCACCAGCACCGCTCCACCCTCGGGGGAGTAGCGGATGGCGTTGGACAGGAGATTCGTCAGCACCTGGTCCAGCCGTCCCCGGTCCCACGTCCCCTCCAGGTGCTCCGGTGCCTCCACCTGGATTTCGTGCCCCTGTGACAGCACCGCCATCCGGTCTCGCGTCTCCTGCACCAACTGGCCCAGGTCGAAGGTCTCCAGCTCCAGCGACAGCCGGCCCGCCTGCAGCCGGCTGATGTCCAGCAGGTCCTCCACCAGCTTGGCCATCCGGTCGATCTGCCGGTTGATGATCTTCAGCGACTTGCCCGGGCCCGCCTCCGTCTCGCCGCCCAGCTTCAGGAGCGCCAGGTGCGCGTGGCCCTTGGCCGCCGCCAGCGGCGTGCGCAGCTCGTGGCTCGCCGCCGCGAGGAACGCATCCTTCGCGTCGCTGGCCAGCCGCAGCGCCGTCTCCGCGCGCTGGCGCTCGGTGATGTCGCGCGCCACGGAGATGAACCGCCCGGGTCCCTCCTCCGCCGCCACGAACTGGAGCACCACCTCCACGGGCACCTCGGTGCCGTCCCGGCGCCGGTGCGTCGTCGAGTACGTCTGGCTGGGCAGCGTGCCGCTCACCAGCGGCGCGAGCAGCTTGCGGAAGCCCGCCTCGTCGAAGGCGCTCTCCACCTCCAGCACCGACAGCCCCACCAGCTCATCCGTGCTGCTGGCCAGCTGCTTCGCCGCGCCCGCGTTGGCGTACGTCAGCGTGAGCGAGTCCGGGGAGAACATCAGGACGCAGTCCAGCGTCGCGTCCAGCGTCATCTTGAAGCGGCCCAGCGCCTCCTCCGCGCGGCGCTTGTCGTCGATGTCCGTGGCGATGGCAATCCACCCCACCACGTGGCCCGTCTCGTCGCGCTCCGGCACCGCGCGCGCCAGGTGCCAGCGATACACCCCGTCGAACCGGCGCAGGCGGAACTCGCGCTCCACGCGCTGGCTGGAGCGCACCGCCAGCTCCCACGCCACGCGCATCTCCTCCCGGTCCACCGGGTGCACGAACTCCAGGAACGTGGACAGCGACAGCGGCTGCTCCTCGTGGATGCCCGTGTAGTCGCGCCCCGCCCGGTTCGCGTAGGTGAACGAGCCGTCCGCGCGCGCCGCCCACATCATCTCCGGCAGCGACTCCGTGAGCCGCCGGTAGCGCAGCTCGCTCTGTCGCTCCAGCGCCTCCCTGTCCCTCTGCCGCAGGAGCGCCGCCTGCCGCTGGATTTGTTGTTCCTTGAGGAACAAATCCACGAAGACGCTGACCTTCGAGCGGAGGATTTCAGGGTCGAACGGCTTGAGCAGGTAGTCCACCGCGCCGTGCGCATAGCCCTTGAAGATGTGGGCCGCGTCGCGGCTGAGCGCGGTGAGGAAGATGATGGGGATGGTGCGCGTGCGCTCGCGCTGCTTGATGAGCGTGGCCGTCTGGAAGCCATCCAGGCCCGGCATCTGCACGTCCATCAGGATGACGGCAAAGTCCCGCTGGAGCAGGAACTTGAGCGCTTCCTCGCCGCTGGTCGCCTTGACCAGCTCCTGCCCCAGCGGCTCGAGGATGGCCTCCAGCGCCAGCAGGTTGGACGGGTGGTCGTCCACCATCAGGATGCTGGCCCGAGGACGGCTGGCCCCTTCCAGGGGGCGTTCGGCGGAGTTGTGTTCGCTAGGCGTCATTGAAATAGGAGCACGGTATGCCCAGAGCGTTCACTGACTGGACAGGCTAGGCGCGGCGCGTGCCGGTCCCAAGCCCGGCGAGGTGGAGTCGTGCGCTAACCATCATTCAACCCCTTCAGGCCGCCACCCAGAGACGGATGAGTTCCAAAAGCTTGTCCGTATCCACGGGCTTCGGCAGGTAGTCACTGGCTCCCGCGGCCATGCACTTCTCCCGGTCGTCCTTCAGGGCCTTCGCCGTCACGGCGATGATGGGCAGGCTCGCATACCGGGCGTCCTTCCGGATGGCCCGCATGGTCTCATAGCCGTCCATCTCCGGCATCATCACGTCCATCAACACCACATCCACGTCACGGTGGTGTTCGAGCGTCTCGATGGCCGCCCGCCCGTTCTCCGCGAACACCACCTGCATGCCGTGATTCTCCAACACGCTGGTGAGGGCAAAGATGTTGCGCATGTCGTCATCCACGACGAGCACCTTCTTGCCCACCAGCTCCGCCGCCTGCTCGCTCCGCTGGGCCAGGGCCGCCCGAGCACGGGGCGGCAGGTTCTGGTCCAGCCGGTGCAGGAACAGCGCGGTGTCGCTCAGCAACTGTTCGGGGCTCTTCGTTCCGCTCTTGAGGATGACGCTGCCGGTGTAGCGCCTGAGGCGCACCTCGTCCTTCGCGGTCAGCTCCTTCCCCGTGTAGATGACGATGGGGAGGTCCCTGAACCGCTGCTGGGTCTTGACCTCCTCCACCAGCTTGATGCCGTCCATGTCCGGCAGCAGCAGGTCGATGACCAGGCAGTCGTACTCGCCCTCCTCCAGCTTCTGGAGGACCTCCTGGCCGGTGGCCACGGCCGTCACCTGCACGTCGCCGCCGTCCGCCAGCAGGCTGACCAGGCTGGAGCGCTGGACGTCGTCGTCCTCCACCAGCAGCAGGCGGCGCTCCGTGCGCTCCAGGAACTTCGCCAGCTGGCTGAAGACGCGCTCCAGGCCCTCCTTGCTCACGGGCTTGGTGAGGTAGCCGAAGGCGCCCTGCGCGTTGCCCAGGTGCTTGTCCATCACGCTGATGATGTGCACCGGGATGTGGCGCGTGCGCACGTTGCGCTTGAGGCGGTCCAGCACGCTCCAACCGTCCACCACGGGCAGCTGGATGTCGAGCGTCACCGCGTGCGGCTGGAACTCATTCGCCATGGACAGGCCGGTGTCCCCGCGCGTGGCGACCAGGGCCTTGAAGCCCTTCTCGCGCGCGAGCTGCACCATGATGCGGGCGAACTTCAGGTCGTCCTCGATGATGAGCAGGACGCGGTCGCCCTCCCGGATGTGCTCGCGGTCATCCTCCACCGCGAGCGGCGGGAGCAGTGACTCCATGGGCGGAGGCAGCGCCGCGTCCAGCACGTGGCCGCTCTCCGACGGCGACGGTCCCATCGGCACGGGCGGAGGCGTCGGCGTGGAGGCCGGAGTCTCCGAGGGCGACGAGGACAGGGGCGGCAGCGGAGACGGCAGCACCGGGGCGTCGTCGTCGGGGGCCACGTACTCGGGCGGCAGGTAGAGGGTGAAGACGCTGCCCTTGCGCGGCTCGCTGTAGACGTGGATTTCGCCGCCCAGGAGCTTGGCGATCTCCCGGCTGATGGACAGGCCCAGGCCGGTGCCGCCGTACTTGCGCGCGGTGGAGCCGTCGGCCTGCTGGAACGCCTCGAAGATGAGGCGCTGCTTGTCCTTGGCGATGCCGATGCCCGTGTCCACCACCGAGAAGGCGATGACGTGGCGCGAGCGCTTGAGCACCTCGTGCTCCAGCTTCGTGCCCGGGTCGGCCAGCTTCACCGTCATCCGCACGCTGCCCTCGTCCGTGAACTTGAAGGCGTTGGACAGGAGGTTCTTGAGCACCTGCTGCAGCCGCTGCGGGTCCGTGCGGATGGAGTACGGCGTGCCCGGCGCCACCTCCACGGTGAAGGCCAGGCCCTTCTGCTCCGCCACGGGACGGAAGCCCCGGTCGATGAACTGGTTGAGCTCCGTGAGGACGATGTCCCGAGGCTCCACCTGCATCTTCCCGGCCTCCACCTTGGAGAGGTCCAGGATTTCGTTGATGAGGGTGAGCAGGTCTCCGCCGGAGGCATAGATGGTGTTCGCGTACTCCACCTGCTTGGTGCTGAGGTTGCCGTCCTTGTTGTCCGACAGGAGCTTGGCGAGGATGAGCAGGCTGTTGAGCGGCGTGCGCAGCTCGTGGCTCATGTTGGCCAGGAACTCGCTCTTGTAGCGGGAGATGACGGTGAGCTGCTCGGCCTTCTCCTCCAGGCTGACGCGGGCGCGCTCCACCTCGTTGTTCTTCTCCTCGACGCGGCGGTTCTGCTCCTCCAGGAGCTTGGCCTTCTCCTCCAGCTCGGTGTTGCTGCGCTTGAGCGCGTCCTGCTGCTGGGTGAGCTCCTTGGACTGGCTCTGCAGCTCCTGGGTGAGCCCCTGCGACTGCTGCAGGAGCTGCTCGGTGCGCATGTTCGCCGTAATCATGTTCAGGACCACGCCGATGCTCTCGGTGAGCTGGTCCAGGAAGATTTGATGGATGGCGCTGAAGGTGTGGAACGAGGCCAGCTCGATGATGGCCTTGACCTCGCCCTCGAAGAGCACGGGCAGGACGATGATGTTGAGCGGCGCGGACTCCCCCAGGCCGGAGGAGATGGTGATGTAGTCCGCGGGCACGTGGGTGAGCAGGATGGTCTTGCGCTCCAGCGCGCACTGCCCCACCAGGCCCTCGCCCATGCGGAACCGGTTGGCGATGTGCTTGCGCTCCCGGTACGCGTAGGTGCTGGTCAGCTTGAGCACCGGCGTGCCGCCGTCGGTGTCCAGCAGGAAGAAGGCGCCGTGGTGCGCGGAGACCAGCGGCGTCAGCTCGCTCATGATGAGGCGGCTGACGGCGTCCAGGCTCTTCTGGCCCTGCATCATCCCGCTGAACTTCGCCAGGTTCGTCTTGAGCCAGTCCTGCTCCTGGTTCTTCTGCGTCGTCTCACGCAGGTTGACGATCATCTGGTTGATGTTGTCCTTCAGCGCGGCGACCTCGCCCTCCGCGACGACGGTGATGCTGCGGGTCAGGTCCCCCTTCGTCACCGCGGTGGCCACGTCGGAGATGGCGCGCAGCTGGCTCGTCAGCGTTCCGGCGAGCTGGTTCACGTTGTCGGTGAGCTGCCGCCACGTGCCGCGAGCACCCGGCACACGCGCCTGGCCGCCCAGCTTCCCTTCGATGCCGACTTCGCGGGCCACGGTGGACACCTGCTCGGCGAAGGTGCCCAGCGTGTCCGTCATGTTGTTGATGGTGTCGGCGAGCGCGGCGACTTCGCCCTTCGCGTCGACGATGAGCTTCTGGGTGAGGTCGCCGTTGGCCACCGCCGTCACCACGCGGACGATGCCGCGCACCTGCGTGGTGAGGTTGGAGGCCATGAAGTTCACGTTGTCCGTGAGGTCCTTCCACGTGCCCGCCACCCCGGGCACGCGGGCCTGTCCGCCCAGCTTCCCCTCGACGCCCACCTCGCGGGCGACGGTGGACACCTGCTCGGCGAAGGTGCCCAGCGTGTCCGTCATGTTGTTGATGGTCTCCGCGAGCGCGGCGACCTCGCCCTTGGCCTCCACGACGAGCTTCTGTCGCAGGTCCCCGTTGGCGACCGCCGTCACGACCTTGACGATGCCGCGCACCTGCGTCGTCAGGTTGCGGGCCATGAAGTTCACGTTGTCCGTGAGGTCCTTCCACACGCCGGACACGCCGCGCACCTCGGCCTGGCCTCCCAGCTTGCCCTCGGTGCCGACCTCGCGCGCGACGCGCGTCACCTCGGAGGCGAACGAGTTGAGCTGGTCCACCATGATGTTGATGGTGTCCTTCAGCTCCAGGATTTCGCCCTTGGCGTCGACGGTGATCTTCTTCGACAAGTCACCATTGGCGACGGCCGTGGTCACCAGCGCGATGTTGCGCACCTGCGCGGTGAGGTTGGAGGCCATGCTGTTCACGTTGTCCGTGAGGTCCTTCCACGTGCCGGCCACTCCCGGCACCGCGGCCTGACCGCCCAGCTTTCCATCCGTGCCCACCTCCTTCGCGACGCGCGTCACCTCGGCGGCGAAGGCGCGGAGCTGGTCCACCATCGTGTTGATGGTGTCCTTGAGCTCCAGGATTTCGCCTCGGGCCTCGACGGAGATCTTCTGCGACAGGTCTCCGTTCGCGACGGCCGTCGTCACCTTCGCGATGTTGCGCACCTGGTCCGTGAGGTTGTCGGCGAGGACGTTCACGTTGTCGGTGAGGTCCTTCCACACGCCCGCGACACCGGGCACCGCGGCCTGGCCACCCAGCTTGCCCTCGGTGCCGACCTCCTTCGCGACGCGCGTCACTTCCGAAGCGAAGCCTCGGAGCTGGTCCACCATCGTGTTGATGGTGTTCTTGAGCTCCAGCACCTCGCCCTTCACGGAGACGGTGATCTTCTGCGACAGGTCTCCGTTCGCGACGGCCGTCGTCACCTTGGCGATGTTTCGCACCTGGTCCGTGAGGTTTCCGGCGAGGACGTTCACGTTGTCCGTGAGGTCCTTCCACACGCCGGACACCCCGCGCACCTCGGCCTGGCCCCCCAGCTTGCCCTCGGTGCCGACCTCCTTCGCGACGCGCGTCACTTCCGACGCGAAGCCTCGGAGCTGGTCCACCATCGTGTTGATGGTGCTCTTGAGCTCCAGCACCTCGCCCTTGGCGTCGACGGTGATCTTCTTCGACAGGTCTCCGTTCGCGACCGCCGTCGTCACCTCGGCGATGTTACGCACCTGCGCGGTGAGGTTGTTCGCGAGCAGGTTCACGTTGTTCGTGAGGTCCTTCCACGTGCCCGCGACACCCGGCACCTCCGCCTGGGCGCCCAGCTTTCCTTCCACGCCCACCGTGCGCGCCACGTCCGTCACCTGCTGCGCGAAGATGGACAAGGTCTGCGTCATCGCGTTGATGGTCTCCGCGAGCGCGGCGATTTCGCCCTTCGCGTCCATCACCAGCTTCTGGGTGAGGTCGCCGTTGGCCACCGCCGTCACCACGCGGACGATGCCGCGCACCTGGCTGGTGAGGTTGGAGGCCATGAAGTTCACGTTGTCCGTGAGGTCCTTCCACACGCCGGACACGCCGCGCACCTCGGCTTGGCCCCCCAGCTTCCCGTCGGTGCCGACCTCCTTCGCGACGCGCGTCACCTCGGCGGCGAAGCCTCGGAGCTGGTCCACCATCGTGTTGATGGTGCTCTTGAGCTCCAGCACCTCGCCCTTGGCGTCGACCGTGATTTTCTTCGACAGGTCTCCGTTCGCGACGGCCGTCGTCACCTCGGCGATGTTGCGGACCTGGTCGGTGAGGTTGTTCGCGAGCAGGTTCACGTTGTTCGTGAGGTCCTTCCACGTGCCCGCGACGCCCGGCACCACGGCCTGGGCGCCCAGCTTCCCTTCCACGCCCACCGTGCGCGCCACGTCCGTCACCTGCTGCGCGAAGATGGACAGCGTCTGCGTCATCGCGTTGATGGTGTCGGCCAGCTCGGCGACCTCGCCCTTGGCCTCCATCTTCAGGCGCTGCGTCAGGTCTCCATTCGCGACGGCCGTCACGACCTTGGCGATGCCTCGCACCTGCGTCGTCAGGTTGGAGGCCATCACGTTCACGTTGTCCGTGAGGTCCTTCCACGTCCCGGAGACCCCCTTCACCTCGGCCTGTCCGCCCAGCTTGCCGTGGGTGCCGACCTCGCGCGCGACGCGCGTCACCTCGGAAGCGAACGAGTTGAGCTGGTCCACCATCGTGTTGATGGTGTTCTTCAGCTCGAGAATCTCGCCGCGCGCATCCACGGTGATCTTCTTCGACAAGTCACCGTTGGCCACCGACGTCGTCACCAGGGCGATGTTCCGCACCTGCGTGGTGAGATTCGAGGCCATGCTGTTCACGTTGTCCGTGAGGTCCTTCCACACGCCGGCCACGCCCTTCACATCGGCCTGACCGCCCAGCTTGCCGTCGGTGCCCACCTCGCGCGCGACACGCGTCACCTCGGACGCGAAGGCGCGGAGCTGATCCACCATCGTGTTGATGGTGTCCTTGAGCTCCAACACCTCGCCGCGGACGTCCACGGTGATCTTCTTCGACAGGTCACCCTTGGCGACGGCCGTCGTCACGTCCGCGATGTTGCGCACCTGGGCCGTGAGGTTGTTGGCCATCAGGTTCACGTTGTCCGTGAGGTCCTTCCACGTGCCCGCGGCGCCGGGCACCTGGGCCTGCGCTCCCAGCTTGCCCTCGACGCCCACCGTGCGCGCCACGCTCGTCACCTGCTGCGCGAAGACGTTGAGCGTGTCCGTCATGTTGTTGAGCGTCGCGCCCAGCGCGGCGATTTCACCCTGCGACGGCACCATCAGCTTCTGGGTGAGGTCTCCGTTGGCGACGGCCGTGACGACCTTGACGATGCCTCGCACCTGCGTCGTCAGGTTGGAGGCCATGAAGTTCACGTTGTCCGTGAGGTCCTTCCACGTCCCCGAGACTCCCGGCACCGCGGCCTGACCGCCCAGCTTTCCTTCCGTGCCCACCTCGCGCGCCACGCGCGTCACCTCCGACGCGAAGCCGTTGAGCTGGTCCACCATCGTGTTGATGGTGCTCTTGAGCTCCAGCACCTCGCCGCGCGCGTCCACCGTGATCTTCTTCGACAGGTCGCCGTTCGCGACGGCGGTGGACACCTCGGCGATGTTGCGCACCTGGGCCGTGAGGTTGTTGGCCATCAGGTTCACGTTGTCCGTGAGGTCCTTCCACACGCCGGACACGCCCTTCACGTCGGCCTGTCCGCCCAGCTTGCCGTCGCTGCCCACCTCGCGCGCGACGCGCGTCACCTCGGCGGCGAACGAGTTGAGCTGGTCCACCATCGCGTTCACGGTGGTGCCGATGCGCAGGAACTCGCCCTTCACCGGCTGGCCGTCGATTTCGAGGGCCATCTTCTGCGTGAGGTCACCTTCGGCCACGGCCACCAGCACGCGGGCGACCTCCGTCGTCGGCTGCACCAGGTCGCCGATGAGCGCGTTGATGGAGTTGATGCTCGTGGCCCAGTCGCCGCGCGCATCCCCCAGCGACACGCGCTCGCCCATGCGGCCCTCACGCCCCACCACGCGCGCCACCCGCACCGTCTCCTGCGTCATGACCGAGTTGAGCGACACCACCGCGTTGAAGGCCCGCGAGATGTCGTCCATCACCGGCAGTGACGGGAAGTCCGGCAGGCGCACCGCGAAGTCGCCGCCCTGCACGGCCCGCAAGGCCGCGAGCAACGTGTCCATGGGGTCCTCGCCCCGGATGCGAGCGCTGATGGCGGAGGCTCGGGGGCCTCGCGGACCGTCACCCGAGCCGTTCCCTGGCTTCGCCTCACGCCGGGACTCGGCACGGCGGGTCGCGGCGGGGGGCTCACTCGGCGCGCCGGACGCACGCGTGCTGGGTGTCTGCTCACCCCGGGACTTGCGCGGCGTGGCTCGCTTCCGTCCATTCGCCGAGGGGTGGCTGGAAACCTTGGTGTCGTCCACGAGAAGAACCCTTCTGATCGGTTTGAGCGCCATGTACCGAGGGCGCCCGACGGCAAATCCGACCGAATCTCCTGTGAGTTCGCGGACTTGTCGATTCAAGTCCCCACTCCACGGGAGGGTTTGTCGCGTACTGAACTTTGAACCCCAACTTCCGGACACCGAGGGTGAAACCCGCAGGACCGGGAGCCCTTGTCCAACAGGTCAGGGAGGCGGAGCCGTGCAGGGAAATCCATCGCAGCCCTGCACATAGAGCGGCCGGCCGGGGAGCCTGCGGGCAGGGGCGAGATGACGTGCGGGGACCTCTCGCCGCGTCCCGGTGCGGGCATCGAGGACGTAGGCCGGTGCGCCGGGGGACGTGCAGCCGATCAACAACTGCTCCGGGGCGTCCAGCCACCAGAGCGACTCGACGGGACAGGGGATGTCCAGCTCGCGAGGCGCCAGCGTGTGCGTGTCGTAGACGCCCAGGTGGCCCTCGAGGAGCACGGCGGCGAGGCGTCCTTCGGCGCCCACGAAGAGGCGGCCCGCGTTGCCGGGCAGCAGCGTCTGCGCGAGCACCGTGCCGCTGGAGTCCACGGAGACCAAGTGTCCGGAGGCATCGAGGGCCAGCATGCCTCGCGCGGTTCCGGCCAGGGCCACGGGAGCGAAGTCGCCCAGGGGGCTCAGGGTGGTGCCGTCGTCGCGCAGCAAGCGGCCCGCGGCGGAGAGCCACAGGTGGTTGTCGCCGTCGAACGCAATGGCGAGTGTCCCGGCGAGCTTTCGCAGCGAGGTGCTGTCACCGGGGCCGCACACGGCGACGGCGTGAGGGCTGAAGACCGCGGCGCGCGAGGCATCGGGTGAGACGGCCCAGCCGATGCGGGCCTCTGGGAGCGCGCGGGCGAGACAGTGATTGAGGGCGCCGAAGTTCGGGTCCGTGGTGGGGGACGAGACGAGGTACGGCAGGCTCGTGGTCGCGATGTAGACGAGGAGGCCGAGTGAGACGGCGGTGGCGAGGGTGAGCGGCCAGGGGCGGAGGCTGCGCGCGCGGGTGTTCCTGGCGGACGCGCGTGCGCCTTTCCTCCCCGTGGTCACCGCGCTCTCGCGTCCACTCAAGGTGACTCCTCGCGACGGTGCTGCGTCCTCGCCCTCCACGGCATAGCGCCCGGTCTTCTGCCAGGCCACCCACCCCGAGGCTGACTTCCAGCACAGCACGATTCGAGCGGGCGCGCTCGCGCGGCCCCTTGCCTGGGAGCGAGCACGCGAGCTTCCGCGAGGCCCGCTTGTCGCCGGCGCGAGGGGTCTCAACCTTGAAGGCTCAGCCCGAGGAAAGGACTTCGCCATGCGACGAGCACTCTCCACCGCGGCCCTGGCGTTCAGCGTCCTGGCGTCGCCTCTTGCCTTCGCGCAGGCCGCGGGGGCGGGTTCGCCCGGAATGCCGTCCCATGCACAGCAAGGGACAGGGAGCTCGGGTGGCCGCTACCCGCAGGAGCCGGGGGCCTTCGAGCCAGGGGACTATGCCCCCACGCCCCAGGGCTCGACCGGAGCGGAGGACAGCGCGGGCAGCCCTCCGACGGGCGCGGGGAGCTCGTACGGGACGGGCGGAAGCGGGACGCAGGGGAGCGCGGCTTCGCGACCCGTGAGGTCAGGTGACGACGCGGGCACGGGCGGAAGTGGTGCTCAGCGGAACGAGGCCTCTCGGCGCACGGGCTCGACCGAAGACGCGGGCACGGGCGGGAGCGGCGCGGACTCCTCCGCTTCGGGCAACACGGGCACTCGAGTCTTCGTGGGTGCGGACGCGGGGACAGGAGGCTCCGGAGCCCGCGACACGTCGTCGAGCACGGACGCAGGAACCGGAGGCTCGGGTGACGAGGGTGAGCGGGCTCCCGCCACCCCACAAGGCACCGAGCCTCACGACGCGATGGGCAACGCGCACGGCGGCAGCGCGGAGGCCGCGGCCTCTGGCCGGAAGCAGGACCC
Encoded here:
- a CDS encoding HAMP domain-containing protein; protein product: MDDTKVSSHPSANGRKRATPRKSRGEQTPSTRASGAPSEPPAATRRAESRREAKPGNGSGDGPRGPRASAISARIRGEDPMDTLLAALRAVQGGDFAVRLPDFPSLPVMDDISRAFNAVVSLNSVMTQETVRVARVVGREGRMGERVSLGDARGDWATSINSINALIGDLVQPTTEVARVLVAVAEGDLTQKMALEIDGQPVKGEFLRIGTTVNAMVDQLNSFAAEVTRVAREVGSDGKLGGQADVKGVSGVWKDLTDNVNLMANNLTAQVRNIAEVSTAVANGDLSKKITVDARGEVLELKSTINTMVDQLNGFASEVTRVAREVGTEGKLGGQAAVPGVSGTWKDLTDNVNFMASNLTTQVRGIVKVVTAVANGDLTQKLMVPSQGEIAALGATLNNMTDTLNVFAQQVTSVARTVGVEGKLGAQAQVPGAAGTWKDLTDNVNLMANNLTAQVRNIADVTTAVAKGDLSKKITVDVRGEVLELKDTINTMVDQLRAFASEVTRVAREVGTDGKLGGQADVKGVAGVWKDLTDNVNSMASNLTTQVRNIALVTTSVANGDLSKKITVDARGEILELKNTINTMVDQLNSFASEVTRVAREVGTHGKLGGQAEVKGVSGTWKDLTDNVNVMASNLTTQVRGIAKVVTAVANGDLTQRLKMEAKGEVAELADTINAMTQTLSIFAQQVTDVARTVGVEGKLGAQAVVPGVAGTWKDLTNNVNLLANNLTDQVRNIAEVTTAVANGDLSKKITVDAKGEVLELKSTINTMVDQLRGFAAEVTRVAKEVGTDGKLGGQAEVRGVSGVWKDLTDNVNFMASNLTSQVRGIVRVVTAVANGDLTQKLVMDAKGEIAALAETINAMTQTLSIFAQQVTDVARTVGVEGKLGAQAEVPGVAGTWKDLTNNVNLLANNLTAQVRNIAEVTTAVANGDLSKKITVDAKGEVLELKSTINTMVDQLRGFASEVTRVAKEVGTEGKLGGQAEVRGVSGVWKDLTDNVNVLAGNLTDQVRNIAKVTTAVANGDLSQKITVSVKGEVLELKNTINTMVDQLRGFASEVTRVAKEVGTEGKLGGQAAVPGVAGVWKDLTDNVNVLADNLTDQVRNIAKVTTAVANGDLSQKISVEARGEILELKDTINTMVDQLRAFAAEVTRVAKEVGTDGKLGGQAAVPGVAGTWKDLTDNVNSMASNLTAQVRNIALVTTAVANGDLSKKITVDAKGEILELKDTINIMVDQLNSFASEVTRVAREVGTEGKLGGQAEVRGVSGVWKDLTDNVNFMARNLTTQVRGIVKVVTAVANGDLRQKLVVEAKGEVAALAETINNMTDTLGTFAEQVSTVAREVGVEGKLGGQARVPGVAGTWKDLTDNVNFMASNLTTQVRGIVRVVTAVANGDLTQKLIVDAKGEVAALADTINNMTDTLGTFAEQVSTVAREVGIEGKLGGQARVPGARGTWRQLTDNVNQLAGTLTSQLRAISDVATAVTKGDLTRSITVVAEGEVAALKDNINQMIVNLRETTQKNQEQDWLKTNLAKFSGMMQGQKSLDAVSRLIMSELTPLVSAHHGAFFLLDTDGGTPVLKLTSTYAYRERKHIANRFRMGEGLVGQCALERKTILLTHVPADYITISSGLGESAPLNIIVLPVLFEGEVKAIIELASFHTFSAIHQIFLDQLTESIGVVLNMITANMRTEQLLQQSQGLTQELQSQSKELTQQQDALKRSNTELEEKAKLLEEQNRRVEEKNNEVERARVSLEEKAEQLTVISRYKSEFLANMSHELRTPLNSLLILAKLLSDNKDGNLSTKQVEYANTIYASGGDLLTLINEILDLSKVEAGKMQVEPRDIVLTELNQFIDRGFRPVAEQKGLAFTVEVAPGTPYSIRTDPQRLQQVLKNLLSNAFKFTDEGSVRMTVKLADPGTKLEHEVLKRSRHVIAFSVVDTGIGIAKDKQRLIFEAFQQADGSTARKYGGTGLGLSISREIAKLLGGEIHVYSEPRKGSVFTLYLPPEYVAPDDDAPVLPSPLPPLSSSPSETPASTPTPPPVPMGPSPSESGHVLDAALPPPMESLLPPLAVEDDREHIREGDRVLLIIEDDLKFARIMVQLAREKGFKALVATRGDTGLSMANEFQPHAVTLDIQLPVVDGWSVLDRLKRNVRTRHIPVHIISVMDKHLGNAQGAFGYLTKPVSKEGLERVFSQLAKFLERTERRLLLVEDDDVQRSSLVSLLADGGDVQVTAVATGQEVLQKLEEGEYDCLVIDLLLPDMDGIKLVEEVKTQQRFRDLPIVIYTGKELTAKDEVRLRRYTGSVILKSGTKSPEQLLSDTALFLHRLDQNLPPRARAALAQRSEQAAELVGKKVLVVDDDMRNIFALTSVLENHGMQVVFAENGRAAIETLEHHRDVDVVLMDVMMPEMDGYETMRAIRKDARYASLPIIAVTAKALKDDREKCMAAGASDYLPKPVDTDKLLELIRLWVAA
- a CDS encoding PAS domain S-box protein; this translates as MTPSEHNSAERPLEGASRPRASILMVDDHPSNLLALEAILEPLGQELVKATSGEEALKFLLQRDFAVILMDVQMPGLDGFQTATLIKQRERTRTIPIIFLTALSRDAAHIFKGYAHGAVDYLLKPFDPEILRSKVSVFVDLFLKEQQIQRQAALLRQRDREALERQSELRYRRLTESLPEMMWAARADGSFTYANRAGRDYTGIHEEQPLSLSTFLEFVHPVDREEMRVAWELAVRSSQRVEREFRLRRFDGVYRWHLARAVPERDETGHVVGWIAIATDIDDKRRAEEALGRFKMTLDATLDCVLMFSPDSLTLTYANAGAAKQLASSTDELVGLSVLEVESAFDEAGFRKLLAPLVSGTLPSQTYSTTHRRRDGTEVPVEVVLQFVAAEEGPGRFISVARDITERQRAETALRLASDAKDAFLAAASHELRTPLAAAKGHAHLALLKLGGETEAGPGKSLKIINRQIDRMAKLVEDLLDISRLQAGRLSLELETFDLGQLVQETRDRMAVLSQGHEIQVEAPEHLEGTWDRGRLDQVLTNLLSNAIRYSPEGGAVLVRLSREGKEGVHLSVKDSGVGIPKDKQALIFERFGRAHGSKYGGLGLGLTISQGIVEQHGGRIWVESPGVPGQGSTFNVWLPRETEPSSVSVHHAHGTRTAS